A region of the Myxococcus stipitatus DSM 14675 genome:
GTGAGTAATTGGGTGGCATGGCTCGTGAGCTGCCAATGGACCACCACTGCCCCTGGCGAGAGGAGGCCGAAGAGCTTCGTGAGCGGCTGACCGCGCTCGAGCAGCAGGTCGCGACTCTCACCCGCACCGTCTTCGGCAAGAAGTCGGAGAAGCTGCCTCCACCCGAGGAGGAGCTACGCAGGGAGACCCCTCGCGACAAGAAGGAGCAGGCGGAGGCAGCACTCATGAAGCGCCGCGAGCGCGCCGGCGTGAAGAAGCAACTGCCTTCGCGCACTGTCTTCCACCCAGTCCCTCGCGAGCACCAGCGCTGCCCTCGCTGCAACGGGACGGACTTCCATCCGCTGGGGCCGGGTCGGCCGAGCGTCCTGTATGAGTACATCCCAGGCCGCTTCGAGAAGCAGGTGCACGTGCGGGAAACCCTCGTCTGCGCGTGCGGCGAGAGTGTCGTGACGGCCCTGGGGCCACCCCGCGTCGCCGAGAAGACGGGCTACGGCTCCGGCTTCATCGCCCACCTCGTCACCTCGAAGTGCGCTGACTCCCTGCCCCTGCATCGGCTGGAGAAGGCACTGGCGCGAGAGGGCCTCCCGGTGGCTCGCAGCACCATGACGGACCTCTTCCACCGCGCCGCCGCGGAGCTCGCTCCAGTCTCCGACTGTCTGCTCAAGCAGGTGGCCGCGCAGCAGGTGGTGCAGGCGGACGAAACGCCCTTGAAGGTGCTGGCCCCGCAGAAGGCAAGGACGGGCTACCTGTGGACGTTCCTCTCCGAGGAGGAGGCCTCGCACGACTCGCTCATCGCCTACTGCTTCAGCCCCACCCGTGCTGGCACCACCCCCATGGAGGTCCTCGGGAGCAGTCGTGGCTCTCTCGTCGTGGATGCCTACACCGGCTACAACCGGGTGACGACGCCAGAAGGCCGCACGCGCGTCGGGTGCTGGGCCCACGTGCGCCGCCGCTTCTTCGAGGCGCGCCCTCATCCTGCCGCGCAAGAGATGCTGAAGCTCATCCTCCAGCTCTACCGGGTGGAGGCCGCCGTGAAAGAGGCGGGACTGGCTGGGACGGCCGCCCATCTGGCCATGCGCAAGGAGCAGTCTTCCCAGGCGTTGGCCGCAATCCGCTCCTGGCTCGAGGGGAACAAGCCTCTACACCCACCTCGCGGCCCGCTGGGCACGGCCATCTCGTATGCGCTCGGCCAATGGGACGCGCTCACCCGCTTTGTCGAGGACGTGCGGCTCCCCTTGGACAACAACGCCTCGGAGCGAGCCCTGCGCGTCGCGGCTCTCGGGCGGAAGAACTTTCTGTTTGTCGGGCATGACCGCGCGGGCCGCAACCTCGCGGGGCTCTACTCGCTCGTGGCTACCTGCTCGGCGAACGGCGTCAATCCGCGTGAGTACCTCTCCGACGTCTTGCTTCGCGTGCAGTACCACCCGGCAAGCCGCCTGGATGAGCTCCTACCAGGCCCCTGGAGTCGTCGCCTCGCCGCGAACACCTCCTGACGCACGCTGCGGACCTGCTGCCCCTCCACGAGCGTTATCCGTCCACTGACCCTGGTCCGGGGCGGGGCTCGTTTGTCCTCACGACAGCCAAACCCGGACGGCTACTTTCCTTCGCAAGTGGGCGCGACGGTTGAGGGGTGCATTCGTCCAGCCCTGGGCTGGGTCAACGAACAGTACAGCGGAAAGACGAAGTAGGAACCCACTGGAGGCCAGCCCCGAAACCGACTTCGTCCGGGTGGCGAAGGACGGAGCGGGCTGATGGGGCAGGTACCTCTTGGGGTAGCAGTCAGGATACTTGCCGCATTCCAGGGGCGGAGGCCTTCGTGGCAAAGGCGAAAGCAATCCAATTTCGCCTCGGACCGGATAGGATCAAATCTTCAGCCCCGGATATGCGGATGCAAGCGCTGCTCGATGTTCGCTTGTCATGCCAGCCGCCTCAATCCCTTCAAGCCAGGCGAGTAGTTCGCCCCAGTTGTTGAGGTTGAATGTTTTCACGCTGTGTCGCGATTCCAACGCCACAGTTGGCCTGGTGACGAGCTCAGCCATGGGCTGATCCATGACAAACGCATCGACGTAGGGTGCATAGGTCGCGATGTGCTTTAGATCAAAGAAGAAGCCGCGCAGGCGCTTCAACGCCTTCTCGCGCTTCTTGTAGGCGCCCTCATTGACCATCATCTTCAATGTTGCAAGCATGTGTGCGTTGACCCACTGATACGGTGTCTCCTTGAAGTGGTCGGAGAGAAGAAACTCAAGGCACTTGCTGAGACGCTGGTCTGCAGGAATCTCCGGCGGAATGACTTGGAGCATGGATTGGACGATCTTTGAGATTATGGGTGCGTCAAGAATGGCCGCATAGTCGCGACGGGCAATGCGCTCCCGATACTGAAGATAGAAGTCCATGTATGACCGTCCCATGGCCACATACTCGGCCTTCAGGTCATCCTCGAAGGAGGTTTTTGATTCTCGCCATTTGCCAAGCAGGTCAACCAAGCCTTCAGCCGACTCGCGCTTGAGATCGCGGACGAGGTCGATATTCCCGAAGTACTTTCCGACATCAATGCGCAGGTAGCCGCCCCATCCATGAATGTCGTCGCTCAGCGCATCGCTTGGTTCTAACCGATACGGCGCGGGTTCCCCTGCCAGCCATGCTTGGAAAGCCTTGAGTAATTGTGTGTGCTCAACTTCGTATGCGGGCTCAAACTCTTCCCCCCTGGCTGTGGCCTTGATGAATTTGAGCAGTTCATCGCGCTTTTCCCATTGATTCGTCTCGTCCTCGTGAATGGATGAGTACGGAACAACAAGTAGCTGCAGGGAGGTTAGCTTGCGATACGGTCGGCCGCTCCAGGAAACGGTCATCGCCGGAGCGGAATGCACTCGAAAAGAAGAATTGGTCTAGATAAAGCACCTGCTTCTTGATTGCGGGCAGGGGCACACGTTCACGATGTCGGCAGCGTTTGCAGCCACGGTAGATGTGGGTCTTGTGCACGCTCACGTTGCCGAAACTGTCTTTTGTGCCGCACCCAGCGCAGTCCCCAAGCACATACGTCACAATCGCCATCTCAACTCTCCGGTGCCGAATAGGGCACTGTTGACATAAAGACCTGACCACTAGAGGGTTACTGCTTACCCGTACCTAGTCATTCTCCTCGTAGCCTCAGCGATTCTCTGAGGGAACGTCCCTCGACGAATAACCGAAAGAGCATAAGAAAAATGGGAGGCCGGTTGAAGGCGATGGCTGGGGTGGAGGGGCCGAGGAGGGCCACGGACGAGAGTTGCCCGAACTGTGAACTGTGGGCCGGGCCCATATCCGGAGCTGAGCCCCCCGTAGGGCACACTGCTGCCCAGGGGCCACCCTCCCATCAGGGCGCGGCAAAGCCTGCGCTGGGCCTGTGGGTTGTCTTGAGCGCCTCAACACCGCACGGCCTGGGGAGTCCTCGCGCCGGGGCTAGTCCTCTGACGTGGAGGAGACTAACGCGAGACCCCGGCGAGGTTCGGCTATGACCCACCAAGCTTCTCTCGGTCAGCGGACTAGGAGGCCGAATCCGAATGTGCTCACGAACGCGATTTGACGGTCGCGATTCAAAGTCGGCGCGGAACGTCTCATATCCCAGTGAGCGCAATGACGCTCTTTGCGAGTCCTTCAAAGGTCTTGTTAAAATCGTCCCTGCTCTTCTTCATGTTCTCGAGCACCTCGCCTCCCACCTGTAGCTCAAAGTCGGAGAGCGCAAACGGCGGCTTCTGGAGTGCTTGAGAACGTGCGATCAGTCCGTTGAAGTCTGCGATATTCGCCAGGTTGAACGGGGTATCGCCACACCCCGCGCTCTCGAACTGCTTCGCGGTAACCGACATTTGCTGAGCAGCAAGGGCGGGCACGAGGCTAGAACCCACGCGAGTTTTGACAACATCAATCCAATGCTGGAACGCCTTCGCCGGGCTTCCGTTTCTCGGTCGATACTTCTGCGAGATCATTCCAATGAAGGTGGGCCCGTTCGGAGGAAGGGGATAGGTAACTCCAGAGCGGAAACTCGTAGCACCTGCATTCCACTTCGGGAGCACTTTCGCTAGCGAGTCGACTGCGAGAAGGCAGAAATAATCGGGGCTAGTGGGCACAAAGAAAAAGTCTGAGCCAAGGAATACCGCTTGATTGAATGCTCCGATGCTTGGACTCATATCGACGAGGACGACATCCACGGCGTTCTCTTGCGCTGTCATCCGAAGAAGCGCGCCAACAGAGCCCGGCAAGTTGCGAAGGGCGGGGAGAGCTACGGGCGTGGTGAACGCCACCGCCATTTGCGCTTCGTAGTCCGCGAGGTCGATATGGCCGGCGAGAAGCTGCATACCGGGCTTCGTCGTGGCTACAACTCTCGCTGGCGCGAGTGCTTGCTGCGATGCGAAGACGGGGGCCAAACCAGCACAGAGGTTCGCGTCTGGGTTCTGAGTGTAGAAGACGTCGAAATCAGACTTCCCGTCGAACCCGAGGACCATTCCCGTCAGGTTGCACTGCGGGTCCCCATCGACCAGCAGGACTCGCTTTCCGAGCGAGGCAAGCGCCCAGCCAAGGTTGAACGTCGTGGTCGTCTTGCTGACGCCGCCCTTGTGATTGAACAAGCTGACGATCTTCGCCATTGTGCACTCCTTGCCAACCGCTAAACGTAGGCGATTATCGCGGCGGAGTGGTGAAGTTTCCGCAATCCTCCACTGACGACGCTGACGCCCCTCGCTTGAGGGTGAGGGTCTCGGCTCAAGCTGAGCCGTAACTAGTCCTCTGACCGAGAGAAGCTTGGTGGGTCATAGCCGAACCTCGCCCGGGGTCTCGCGTTAATCTCCTCCCGGTCAAAGGGCTAGTACTACCTGGTCAGATTGCGGGATGGCCCCTGACGCCTTGACCTGCGAGCCTGGCACCCGCTTCCCCAGAGTGGAGATCCCTCAGGACTGCGAAACGCGAGCCTCGGGCGTGCGAGGCCGGAGTCGCGGCGGACCCTGCTGGGAGCGATTGTTCCCGGGGCCGCGCGAGGATCGGTGGCGCTGCGGGAGTTGGGTCCGCCGGGGCCGCCGGGCAGGAGCGCGCAGGTCGGCCCGCCGCAGGGGCCCCGTAACCGCCTTGCGACTCCTCTTTGGAAGCCTGCAAGGCATGTAAGAGGCGAAACCCGAAAGCAGAGAGAGCGGCCGTCCTGGAAACCCAAGAGCGGAGAAATAAGACTTGCAGGAAATTGTGTTAACCGGTGCCCCAACGGTTAACAGCACCTGTTAACCGCTCTCGGTTGTTCTCTCCCCAAATTGGACGAGAGAGAGCCCCAGAAAGTCCAAGCCGCGGCCGAATGGATGGGCAATCGCGTTCTGCGTGGCAGAGCGCAGAGAGTGTCC
Encoded here:
- the tnpC gene encoding IS66 family transposase, yielding MDHHCPWREEAEELRERLTALEQQVATLTRTVFGKKSEKLPPPEEELRRETPRDKKEQAEAALMKRRERAGVKKQLPSRTVFHPVPREHQRCPRCNGTDFHPLGPGRPSVLYEYIPGRFEKQVHVRETLVCACGESVVTALGPPRVAEKTGYGSGFIAHLVTSKCADSLPLHRLEKALAREGLPVARSTMTDLFHRAAAELAPVSDCLLKQVAAQQVVQADETPLKVLAPQKARTGYLWTFLSEEEASHDSLIAYCFSPTRAGTTPMEVLGSSRGSLVVDAYTGYNRVTTPEGRTRVGCWAHVRRRFFEARPHPAAQEMLKLILQLYRVEAAVKEAGLAGTAAHLAMRKEQSSQALAAIRSWLEGNKPLHPPRGPLGTAISYALGQWDALTRFVEDVRLPLDNNASERALRVAALGRKNFLFVGHDRAGRNLAGLYSLVATCSANGVNPREYLSDVLLRVQYHPASRLDELLPGPWSRRLAANTS
- a CDS encoding ParA family protein; the protein is MAKIVSLFNHKGGVSKTTTTFNLGWALASLGKRVLLVDGDPQCNLTGMVLGFDGKSDFDVFYTQNPDANLCAGLAPVFASQQALAPARVVATTKPGMQLLAGHIDLADYEAQMAVAFTTPVALPALRNLPGSVGALLRMTAQENAVDVVLVDMSPSIGAFNQAVFLGSDFFFVPTSPDYFCLLAVDSLAKVLPKWNAGATSFRSGVTYPLPPNGPTFIGMISQKYRPRNGSPAKAFQHWIDVVKTRVGSSLVPALAAQQMSVTAKQFESAGCGDTPFNLANIADFNGLIARSQALQKPPFALSDFELQVGGEVLENMKKSRDDFNKTFEGLAKSVIALTGI